The Erigeron canadensis isolate Cc75 chromosome 4, C_canadensis_v1, whole genome shotgun sequence genome window below encodes:
- the LOC122595399 gene encoding uncharacterized protein LOC122595399 codes for MQLNNPEDAVPWVGLYVCLASLVCTLAMAADAFQGFRKRKIWFPCRFFTLNAASITVIAIAMKLPVDLTTIKPNLSTVMHNTDDVNAKVSSILFLITMLANFLPSFGLMNDRELLFNILALGILIITIIVNVCIQMATHVFYVHDAFNLVPVLFTFSVALTVPASRRILEHQYRELHELDSNNQEISFSSKGLVHTIKKYWMMSETGNPQFVIACSPISCAIGVVCLFNASQVCGVLVAELLMPSYFSYGRSDYKWSIKLIITMQFIGVLVGSIAPTFRCVTSISYFKISKNWSAKHLNMFRVERQWTQKLHQWKRSHIHSHIPGRYCKIAFQAFKNGILNFFIALQIMFVIICKIISLFPKSCLILFSCGWYFFKSWLKNFKKAPNVSNTDANSEIKEYTRYALQIEDDAEFSERVTRDALKSITQLLQVSNEESINLLKLLHKSTRFDGVKLFHNDQVPPLHAEETKNSWSLVTVTLTAIALALPNIANNHIEGLLASMNEGLKFVRHVEESLNPNTDLVKARKAAKSVWTEVEVYRTWLQIDLQKKAHRGRKSKEILQWLGDEAVKIVIQLKICKKQILDHSLYKFLAAGSMYKSSQSILLHFNEQEKWPNDEEVFEWISIVIADVLCACLTNLPRVIKMKCHHDAIEKRRDNIRSAALLLGKSKKILKILKARQLPHLDMDSMACIDKWHGYTSSNRVQPASLNSDKLLIVSIMK; via the coding sequence ATGCAGTTGAACAATCCTGAGGATGCCGTGCCATGGGTCGGGCTGTATGTTTGCTTAGCATCTTTAGTTTGCACTCTTGCCATGGCAGCCGATGCCTTCCAAGGCTTTCGGAAAAGGAAAATATGGTTTCCTTGTAGATTTTTCACTCTCAATGCTGCTTCAATCACGGTGATAGCGATAGCAATGAAGTTACCAGTGGACCTGACCACCATCAAGCCCAATCTAAGCACCGTTATGCATAACACTGATGACGTCAACGCTAAGGTTTCTAGCATCTTGTTCTTGATCACCATGTTAGCCAACTTTCTCCCTTCTTTCGGGCTTATGAATGACAGGGAACTTCTTTTTAACATCTTGGCTTTGGGTATTCTTATAATCACCATTATTGTTAATGTATGCATTCAAATGGCTACACATGTCTTTTATGTGCATGATGCTTTTAACTTAGTACCTGTTCTGTTCACATTTTCGGTAGCATTGACAGTTCCAGCATCTAGAAGAATCTTAGAACACCAATACAGGGAGTTGCACGAATTGGATTCAAATAATCAAGAAATCAGTTTCTCCTCGAAAGGACTCGTGCATACTATTAAAAAGTATTGGATGATGTCAGAAACCGGTAACCCCCAATTTGTGATTGCTTGTTCACCAATTTCTTGTGCTATCGGGGTTGTATGCCTATTTAACGCTTCACAAGTATGTGGGGTTCTAGTAGCTGAGCTCTTAATGCCATCATACTTTTCATACGGGCGATCAGACTATAAGTGgtcaataaaattaattattaccATGCAGTTTATTGGGGTTCTAGTAGGTAGTATAGCGCCAACTTTCAGATGCGTCACTTCTATCAGTTATTTCAAAATCTCCAAAAATTGGAGTGCGAAACATCTCAACATGTTCAGAGTCGAAAGACAATGGACTCAAAAACTTCATCAATGGAAACGCAGTCATATCCATTCACATATCCCAGGTCGCTATTGCAAAATAGCTTTTCAAGCTTTCAAAAATggcattttgaatttttttatagcACTTCAGATAATGTTTGTGATTATATgcaaaataataagtttatttCCCAAATCATGTCTGATCTTATTCTCGTGTGGCTGGTATTTCTTCAAGTCTTGGTTGAAAAACTTTAAGAAGGCACCAAATGTATCTAATACTGATGCGAATTCAGAGATCAAAGAATATACAAGGTATGCTCTACAAATTGAAGATGATGCAGAGTTTTCAGAAAGAGTTACAAGAGATGCGCTCAAATCTATAACCCAACTTCTTCAAGTGTCTAATGAGGAGTCAATCaatcttttgaagcttttaCATAAATCTACAAGATTTGATGGAGTGAAACTGTTCCACAATGACCAAGTTCCGCCTTTACACGcagaagaaacaaaaaattcatGGAGTCTAGTAACGGTGACATTAACAGCCATTGCTCTTGCACTTCCTAACATAGCAAACAACCATATCGAGGGGTTACTTGCTAGCATGAATGAAGGTTTAAAATTTGTAAGGCATGTTGAAGAAAGCCTTAATCCAAATACTGACTTGGTGAAGGCAAGAAAAGCAGCTAAAAGTGTGTGGACAGAAGTAGAAGTGTATCGTACATGGCTACAAATCGATCTTCAGAAAAAGGCTCATAGAGGAAGAAAATCAAAGGAGATACTTCAATGGTTGGGTGATGAAGCAGTAAAGATCGTGATACAGCTTAAGATCTGCAAAAAGCAAATTCTAGATCACTCACTTTATAAGTTCTTAGCTGCAGGTTCCATGTACAAAAGTAGCCAAAGTATATTGCTCCACTTCAACGAACAAGAAAAATGGCCTAATGATGAAGAAGTTTTTGAGTGGATATCAATTGTAATAGCAGATGTATTGTGCGCTTGCCTTACCAACTTACCACGTGTCATAAAAATGAAGTGTCATCACGATGCAATAGAGAAGAGGAGAGACAACATTCGCTCTGCTGCTCTACTTCTTGGAAAGTCCAAAAAGATTCTAAAGATCCTTAAAGCGCGCCAACTTCCTCACTTAGATATGGACTCAATGGCATGCATTGATAAGTGGCATGGTTACACTTCTTCAAACAGGGTTCAACCAGCTTCATTAAATTCTGATAAATTACTCATTGTatctataatgaaataa